In Microbacterium lushaniae, the following are encoded in one genomic region:
- a CDS encoding acyltransferase family protein, with translation MTLPASPRPARFAGLDGLRAIAVALVIVYHLFPGWVFAGGFVGVDVFFVISGFLITTLLLSERERTGRISLSGFWKRRARRLLPALALVVTVCASAAWLVGGDVLARVGAQVLGAATFGYNWISLAEGSSYFAASAPELLRNLWSLAVEEQFYVVWPLLLPLVLLLPWRAARVGLALAAAAASAWWMARLVVEDGAVTRAYFGTDSHAFGILIGVALAFAMQRVLHDPPAWMQRRPWRVGALAAGVAAVAGIVWVGTLPATDSAATFPGALLAASVLTAVAIAAGVWPGSWFGRGIDAAPLRWIGDRSYGLYLWHWPLVILLAAGSAPGAGVPAGTGVVSLALTAAFAEASYRFVETPVRRHGFRGAVRRLAASLTGGPVRRLGALATVTCAVLVLGGTTAAIAGAPAATTAQSAVQAGIDALRDQEAAPAATPEPEPTATPAPSPTPVQGAEITAVGDSVMLASAPALVERFPGIHVDASVSRSMYAAPGILEQLEAAGTLRRYVVVALGTNGSIERSTLQRMREIVGPDRILILVTAHAPRDWIAGVNEELTTFARITGVGLADWAGAVAPRPDVLAGDGIHPGDAGGVLFADTVAGAVDAAEARRAASAQK, from the coding sequence ATGACCCTGCCTGCCTCGCCCCGCCCCGCGCGTTTCGCCGGGCTCGACGGGCTCCGCGCGATCGCGGTCGCCCTCGTGATCGTGTACCACCTGTTCCCCGGGTGGGTGTTCGCGGGCGGCTTCGTGGGCGTGGACGTGTTCTTCGTCATCAGCGGGTTCCTGATCACGACGCTCCTGCTGAGCGAGCGGGAGCGCACCGGACGCATCTCCCTGAGCGGGTTCTGGAAGCGCCGGGCCCGCAGGCTCCTGCCCGCGCTGGCGCTCGTGGTGACGGTGTGCGCGAGCGCGGCGTGGCTCGTCGGCGGCGATGTGCTCGCCCGCGTGGGCGCACAGGTCCTGGGCGCGGCGACGTTCGGCTACAACTGGATCTCGCTCGCGGAGGGTTCGAGCTATTTCGCCGCCTCCGCGCCCGAGCTGCTGCGCAACCTCTGGTCGCTCGCGGTGGAGGAGCAGTTCTACGTCGTCTGGCCGCTCCTGCTGCCGCTCGTGCTGCTGCTGCCCTGGCGTGCGGCGCGCGTCGGGCTCGCGCTGGCGGCCGCCGCCGCATCGGCGTGGTGGATGGCCCGCCTCGTGGTCGAGGACGGCGCCGTCACGCGCGCCTACTTCGGCACCGATTCGCACGCGTTCGGCATCCTCATCGGCGTCGCCCTCGCCTTCGCGATGCAGCGGGTGCTGCACGATCCGCCCGCGTGGATGCAGCGGCGGCCGTGGCGCGTGGGAGCCCTCGCAGCCGGCGTCGCCGCCGTCGCCGGGATCGTGTGGGTGGGGACCCTCCCCGCCACCGATTCGGCGGCGACCTTCCCCGGCGCGCTGCTGGCGGCATCCGTGCTGACGGCCGTCGCGATCGCCGCCGGGGTGTGGCCGGGCTCGTGGTTCGGTCGTGGCATCGACGCGGCGCCGCTGCGGTGGATCGGCGACCGCTCCTACGGGCTGTACCTGTGGCACTGGCCCCTCGTGATCCTGCTCGCCGCCGGCAGCGCCCCCGGCGCGGGCGTGCCGGCGGGGACGGGCGTGGTGTCGCTGGCCCTCACCGCCGCCTTCGCCGAGGCGTCGTACCGCTTCGTGGAGACCCCCGTGCGCCGGCACGGGTTCCGCGGCGCCGTGCGCCGGCTCGCAGCATCCCTCACCGGCGGACCGGTGCGGCGCCTGGGCGCCCTGGCCACCGTGACGTGCGCGGTGCTCGTGCTGGGCGGGACCACCGCCGCGATCGCCGGAGCGCCCGCTGCCACCACCGCGCAGAGCGCCGTACAGGCCGGCATCGACGCGCTCCGCGACCAGGAGGCGGCGCCGGCTGCGACACCCGAGCCCGAGCCGACCGCGACGCCGGCGCCCTCCCCCACGCCCGTGCAGGGCGCCGAGATCACCGCCGTCGGCGACTCGGTGATGCTCGCCTCGGCTCCCGCTCTCGTGGAGCGCTTCCCGGGCATCCACGTGGATGCGTCGGTGTCACGGTCGATGTACGCCGCGCCGGGGATCCTCGAGCAGCTGGAGGCCGCCGGCACGCTCCGCCGCTACGTCGTGGTGGCGCTGGGGACGAACGGCTCGATCGAGCGATCCACCCTCCAGCGCATGCGGGAGATCGTCGGCCCCGACCGCATCCTGATCCTCGTGACCGCGCACGCCCCGCGCGACTGGATCGCCGGCGTCAACGAGGAGCTCACGACGTTCGCGCGGATCACCGGCGTGGGGCTGGCCGACTGGGCGGGCGCGGTGGCACCGCGCCCCGACGTGCTCGCCGGCGACGGCATCCACCCCGGCGATGCCGGCGGGGTGCTGTTCGCCGACACGGTCGCGGGAGCCGTGGATGCGGCCGAGGCGCGCCGCGCCGCATCCGCTCAGAAGTGA